One genomic region from Prevotella sp. Rep29 encodes:
- a CDS encoding sugar phosphate nucleotidyltransferase produces the protein MKYAIIAAGEGSRLAEEGVAEPKPLVRLGSECLIDRLLRIFTANGASEIAVICNEQSPQVRHHLEEVARNGLDGRAIPLRLVVKTTPSSMHSLYELSGLLAGEPFVLTTVDTIFRESEFTSYVETFTRMMTAAGSGASLDGLMGVTDYVDDEKPLYVEVGDGWQIRGFHDTPDYLSAAETKTNQPFVSAGIYGLSPHSLDTLSRCMERGEHRMRNFQRALVADGFRLDAWLFSKVLDIDHASDIEKAEDFLKTEDFESAVHI, from the coding sequence ATGAAATACGCAATCATCGCAGCAGGCGAAGGCTCGCGGTTAGCCGAGGAGGGAGTGGCAGAACCGAAGCCGTTGGTGAGGTTGGGCAGCGAGTGCCTGATTGACCGTCTCTTACGCATATTCACAGCGAATGGCGCGTCGGAGATAGCCGTGATTTGCAACGAGCAGTCGCCGCAGGTGCGCCACCATCTTGAGGAGGTGGCGCGAAACGGCTTGGACGGGCGTGCGATACCCTTGCGCCTGGTGGTCAAAACGACCCCGAGTTCGATGCACAGCCTTTACGAACTGAGCGGTTTGCTTGCCGGTGAACCCTTCGTGTTGACCACGGTCGATACGATTTTCCGTGAGAGTGAATTTACCAGTTACGTCGAGACGTTCACCCGTATGATGACTGCTGCCGGCAGCGGTGCGTCACTTGACGGCTTGATGGGCGTGACCGACTATGTGGACGATGAGAAACCGCTTTACGTGGAGGTAGGCGACGGCTGGCAGATACGGGGTTTTCACGACACACCGGATTACTTGTCGGCAGCAGAAACAAAAACCAATCAACCTTTTGTGAGCGCAGGTATTTATGGATTATCACCGCATTCGCTCGACACACTCAGCAGGTGCATGGAGCGGGGAGAGCACCGCATGCGCAACTTTCAGCGCGCCCTGGTTGCCGATGGCTTCAGGCTCGATGCGTGGCTGTTCTCGAAAGTGCTCGACATCGACCATGCCAGTGACATTGAGAAAGCGGAAGATTTTTTGAAAACGGAAGATTTTGAGAGTGCTGTGCATAT
- a CDS encoding class I SAM-dependent RNA methyltransferase, giving the protein MAQKSSKQNAGPQEGGNSNGQFEIIAKTFVGLEPILAKELRELGAEDVKEGRRMVSFTGDKRMMYRANFKLRTAIRILKPITHFKARSADDVYEGAKKIDWSQYLDNSKTFTVDAVVFSEEFRHSKFVSYKIKDAIVDQFRERTGERPNISVANPDIRLNIHIAEDRCTLSLDSSGESLHRRGYRQEQVEAPLNEVLAAGMILMTGWHGETDFIDPMCGSGTLPIEAALIAHNMAPGLFRKEYAFEKWADFDSEMFDEIYNDDSDECEFEHHIYGYDIDMKAVSKALRNVKAAGLSKDITIEQADFKDFVQPKEKSIIITNPPYGERISTPNLLDTYQMIGERLKHQFVGNDAWVLSYREECFDQIGLKPSLKVPLFNGALECEFRRYQLFDGKYREFRSTGGEVKSEEEKRAMAQKNRFKKHREFKQRLEEVEENEANDIRSFKMHTSSLQEYDRKREERASGERKDARPFDKDRRGKRPFEGREHRDNRKFGRKTHNEQRKTRRNNHEN; this is encoded by the coding sequence ATGGCGCAGAAAAGCAGCAAGCAAAATGCAGGTCCGCAGGAGGGCGGCAACAGCAACGGGCAGTTTGAAATCATTGCAAAGACATTCGTCGGGTTGGAGCCTATCCTGGCAAAGGAACTGAGGGAATTGGGGGCTGAAGATGTCAAGGAAGGACGGCGGATGGTCTCCTTCACGGGCGACAAGCGAATGATGTATCGGGCAAACTTCAAACTCCGCACAGCCATCCGAATTCTCAAACCCATCACCCACTTCAAGGCACGGTCGGCAGATGACGTGTACGAGGGAGCGAAGAAAATCGACTGGAGCCAGTATCTTGACAACAGCAAGACGTTTACCGTCGATGCCGTCGTCTTCTCTGAAGAGTTCCGCCACTCGAAGTTCGTATCCTACAAAATCAAGGATGCCATCGTCGATCAGTTCCGCGAGCGGACAGGCGAGCGCCCCAACATCTCTGTGGCCAATCCCGACATACGTCTCAACATTCATATTGCCGAAGACCGCTGCACGCTTTCGCTCGACTCCAGCGGAGAGTCGCTCCACCGAAGGGGCTACCGCCAAGAGCAGGTAGAAGCGCCACTCAACGAGGTGCTCGCCGCCGGAATGATTCTCATGACGGGCTGGCATGGCGAGACCGACTTCATCGACCCGATGTGCGGCTCGGGTACGCTGCCCATCGAGGCGGCACTCATCGCGCACAACATGGCACCGGGACTGTTCCGGAAGGAATATGCGTTCGAGAAATGGGCAGACTTCGACAGCGAAATGTTCGACGAAATCTACAACGACGACTCCGATGAGTGCGAGTTTGAACACCACATCTACGGATACGACATCGACATGAAGGCGGTCAGCAAAGCACTCCGCAACGTGAAGGCAGCGGGGCTGAGCAAGGATATCACCATCGAACAGGCTGACTTCAAGGACTTCGTGCAACCGAAAGAAAAAAGCATCATCATCACCAATCCGCCATACGGAGAGCGCATCTCCACCCCCAACCTGCTCGACACCTACCAGATGATAGGCGAACGGCTCAAACACCAGTTCGTGGGCAACGACGCATGGGTGCTCAGCTATCGGGAGGAATGCTTCGACCAGATAGGACTGAAGCCCTCATTGAAGGTGCCGCTGTTCAACGGAGCCCTGGAATGCGAGTTCCGCAGATACCAGCTGTTTGACGGGAAATACCGCGAATTCCGCAGCACGGGCGGCGAAGTGAAGTCGGAAGAGGAAAAGCGCGCCATGGCACAGAAGAACCGCTTCAAGAAACACCGCGAGTTCAAACAACGACTCGAGGAAGTGGAAGAGAACGAGGCAAACGATATCCGCTCCTTCAAGATGCACACCTCCTCCCTACAGGAATACGACAGAAAACGGGAAGAGAGAGCAAGCGGAGAACGAAAAGACGCCCGACCGTTCGACAAAGACAGGAGAGGAAAACGCCCCTTTGAAGGAAGGGAACACAGAGACAATCGCAAATTTGGTAGAAAAACACATAATGAACAAAGAAAAACAAGGAGGAATAACCATGAGAATTAA